GATCAGAGGGCATTTCTAGAGTGCCGAATGCTTGCGACGGAGAGTCTTCGCCGATTGTCCACCGCGAGCTGATCAGGGCGCGGTTCACCGATGCCGACGCCCAGGGCGCCGTTCACCATTCGACCTACGTGAAGTGGCTCGAGGAAGCCAGGCTGGGCTGGTTGCGCAGCTGCGGCATCCCCTACCGCCAGACGTTCGCGGGGCGCGGCTTGGCGATCGTGGTCGCCGAGCTCTCCCTCAAATTCGTGAACCTGACTACTTTCGAGGATCAGATTCTGGTCTCGATTCGATTAGCCAAGGGCAACCGCGCGCGGCTCGACCTCGAATACGAACTGCACCGCGCCGGTGGCGAGCTGGTGGCCACCGCCCGGACCAGGCTCGCATTCGTCGACGCCAACGGCCGCCCGATCCGCTTGCCGCGCGGACACCCGCTGCTGGAAATCCTCTGACCGGGACCGCCACCCGTCGCCACCTATTGAATAATTCTGCGGATATGCCCGCGGGTTGGTCGGGACAAAGGGCGGGGAATTCCTAGATGACGGAAAAGAAGTCCGCACTGGTCATCAGCGCCCATGCGGCTGATTTTGTGTGGCGCTGCGGCGGAGCGATCGCCCTGCACCGGACGCTGGGCTATGAGCTGACCGTCGTTTGTCTGAGCTTCGGCGAGCGTGGCGAAAGCGCCAGTCTGTGGAAAAGCGGATCGCTGACCCTGGATCAGATCAAGGCCGAGCGCCGCGGCGAGGCCGAAAACGCAGCCGCCGAACTCGGCGTACACGAACTGGAGTTTCTCGATCTCGGCGACTACCCGCTGGTCATCGACCGCAGCGCAATGGACCGTCTGGTCGATATCGTCAGGTCGGTACAACCCCGGTTCATGCTCTCGCATTCGCGTTACGACCCATACAACACCGATCACATGCACGCCACCAAGGCCGCCATCGAGGCCCGCATGATCGCCCAGGCTTGGGGGCACAATCCCGGTCAGAAGGTGCTCGGCGCACCGCAGCTCTACCTGTTCGAGCCCCACCAGACCGAACAAATGGGCTGGGTTCCTAACGTGTTCCTGGACGTAACGTCGGTCTGGGACCGGAAGCGCGCCGCAATCGAATGCATGAAGGGGCAGCAACATCTCTGGGACTACTACCAGAATGTTGCCGAAAACCGCGCCAATCACTTTCGGCGCAACTCCGGTGGCCAGGCCGGCGGGCGCCGGGCCCGCTACGCCGAGGGCTTCGAAGCCGTCTTTCCGCGATGCGTGGACGAACTGTGATTGGGGCGGCGGCCGGCATCGGGCGCGTCGCGCACCGCCCGCGCCCCGGGCACTTCCGGCGGGGGCCCAGCGGTGGCTGACTCCGCCCGCTGCATGTGGATGCGCGGGGGGACCTCGAAAGGCGCATTCTTCCTGGCCGAGGACCTGCCGGCGGAGCCGGCCGAGCGGAGCGGCTTTCTCCTTTCGATCATGGGCTCGCCGGACGTGCGCCAGATCGACGGTATGGGCGGCGCCGATCCGCTTACGTCGAAGGTGGCGGTGGTGCGGACGTCCGATCGCCCGGGGATCGACGTCGACTACCTGTTCCTGCAGGTCGGGGTCGATACGCCGCTGGTCTCGGACTCACAGAACTGCGGGAACATGCTGGCCGGAGTCGGCCCGTTCGCAATCGAGCGGCGGCTGGTGGAGCCCGACGCCGACGTGACCCGGGTTTCAATTCACATGCAAAACACCGGGCAGGTGGCGGTGGCCACGGTGGAAACCCCCGCCGGCCGGGTCAATTACTACGGCGCTGCCACCCTGGACGGAGTGCCCGGCGGGGCGGCACCGGTGCCGCTGGAATTCAGGGACACTGCCGGTTCCACGTGCGGCAGCCTCCTGCCAACCGGGAACGTGATCGATGACGTCGCGGGACTTGCCGTGACCATGATCGACAACGGGATGCCCTGCGTGATCCTGGCCGCCGCCGACCTGGGCCTTAGCGGTCGCGAGACGCGCACCGAGCTGGAAGCCGACACCGAGCTCAAAAAGCGTCTGGAAGATATCCGGCTACGGTGTGGGCCGCTGATGAACCTGGGCCGCGTGGAGTCGAAAACGGTTCCGAAGATGACTCTGGTGAGTCCGGCGCGCGCCGGCGGGGCGATTTCGACGCGGACGTTCATCCCGCACCGCTGCCACGCCAGCATCGGCGTATTCGGTGCGGTCAGCGTCGCCACCGCGTGCCTGCTCGAAGGCTCGGTTGCCGCCGCCAGCGCGGACCTTCCGGCCGGATCGGCCAAGGAGCTGGACATCGAGCACCCCAGCGGGCGCGCCACGGTCCGGTTGATCCTAGACGCCGGCGGAGTGGTGGAAAGTGCCGCGATCCTGCGGACGGCGCGCAAGCTTTTTGACGGTACAGTCTTTGCCCGTTAGGCATTTGGCGATGAATCTAACCCGGAATTGCAGGTCGGCACGATGACCGAACCCTGCTTTGACGTCGCCCATCTGGGCCATGTTGAGCTTTACAGCGACAAGTTCGAGGAAAGCCTCGACTTCTTCACCCGCGTATACGGCTTGACCGAGACCGCCCGCGAAGGCGATAGCTCCTACCTGCGCGCGTTCGACGACTACGAGCACCACACTCTCAAGCTGACCCGGTACGAGCGCACCGGCGTGGGCCACATCGCCTACCGCTGCACCTCGGCGCCGGCGCTGCAGCGCCGGGTGGCGGCGATTGAGGCCGCCGGTTACGGCGGACACTGGATCGACGGGGACCTGGGCCACGGCCCGGCCTATCGATTCCAGGACCCGTTCGGGCACGCGTTCGAGCTCTACTGGGAGACCGACGGCTACGAGCCGCCCGCGGAACAGCGGCCGGCGTTAAAGAACCTGGCCCAGCGCTATCACGGTCAGGGCTGCTGCCCGCGAAGGCTGGACCATGTAAATCTG
This is a stretch of genomic DNA from Chloroflexota bacterium. It encodes these proteins:
- a CDS encoding acyl-CoA thioesterase; this encodes MIRCCWQCRPCWPTSASSTSTAAGSEGISRVPNACDGESSPIVHRELIRARFTDADAQGAVHHSTYVKWLEEARLGWLRSCGIPYRQTFAGRGLAIVVAELSLKFVNLTTFEDQILVSIRLAKGNRARLDLEYELHRAGGELVATARTRLAFVDANGRPIRLPRGHPLLEIL
- a CDS encoding PIG-L family deacetylase, whose product is MTEKKSALVISAHAADFVWRCGGAIALHRTLGYELTVVCLSFGERGESASLWKSGSLTLDQIKAERRGEAENAAAELGVHELEFLDLGDYPLVIDRSAMDRLVDIVRSVQPRFMLSHSRYDPYNTDHMHATKAAIEARMIAQAWGHNPGQKVLGAPQLYLFEPHQTEQMGWVPNVFLDVTSVWDRKRAAIECMKGQQHLWDYYQNVAENRANHFRRNSGGQAGGRRARYAEGFEAVFPRCVDEL
- a CDS encoding 4-oxalomesaconate tautomerase; the protein is MWMRGGTSKGAFFLAEDLPAEPAERSGFLLSIMGSPDVRQIDGMGGADPLTSKVAVVRTSDRPGIDVDYLFLQVGVDTPLVSDSQNCGNMLAGVGPFAIERRLVEPDADVTRVSIHMQNTGQVAVATVETPAGRVNYYGAATLDGVPGGAAPVPLEFRDTAGSTCGSLLPTGNVIDDVAGLAVTMIDNGMPCVILAAADLGLSGRETRTELEADTELKKRLEDIRLRCGPLMNLGRVESKTVPKMTLVSPARAGGAISTRTFIPHRCHASIGVFGAVSVATACLLEGSVAAASADLPAGSAKELDIEHPSGRATVRLILDAGGVVESAAILRTARKLFDGTVFAR